From Oenococcus sicerae, the proteins below share one genomic window:
- a CDS encoding ECF transporter S component: MAVRTSNTSGWKIKDIMMVVLIGMIFGVMFYVLKISHNAFASITKPLISFLSLHSITLTVGASQVSQQVMTAATIGLWVMAGPVSALIIKKPGSALLGELLAAIVKMAIGSTWGTTDLIWGLVQGAGSELGFALAGYKKPLVGLWFSTITSTVLSFGYNYFYAAYDKIPVNFTLSLLIIWFVSILFFAGILVFVIYFFLKRARLVK, translated from the coding sequence GTGGCAGTAAGAACTTCTAATACAAGTGGATGGAAAATTAAAGATATCATGATGGTTGTTTTAATCGGTATGATTTTCGGCGTCATGTTTTATGTTTTAAAAATTTCCCATAATGCTTTTGCTTCGATAACTAAACCACTCATTAGTTTTCTATCGTTGCATTCGATCACACTGACCGTCGGTGCCAGCCAGGTTTCTCAACAGGTTATGACTGCTGCAACTATTGGTTTGTGGGTTATGGCTGGCCCTGTTTCAGCATTAATCATTAAAAAACCTGGTTCAGCCCTGCTTGGTGAACTGCTGGCTGCAATCGTCAAAATGGCGATTGGATCTACCTGGGGCACCACTGATCTAATTTGGGGCCTTGTTCAAGGTGCAGGCAGTGAATTAGGGTTTGCGCTAGCCGGCTATAAAAAACCGCTTGTCGGTCTATGGTTTTCAACTATAACAAGCACAGTTCTCTCTTTCGGCTACAATTATTTTTACGCTGCGTACGACAAAATACCCGTCAATTTTACTTTGTCTCTCCTAATTATTTGGTTTGTTTCCATTTTATTTTTTGCCGGTATCCTCGTATTTGTCATTTATTTCTTTTTGAAAAGAGCAAGATTAGTTAAATAA
- a CDS encoding ECF transporter S component, with translation MQKNSWKIREVILAGLIGVIFGVLYFAFGIPWTAFMSMTAPIASFLTGHSLASSLSTSLVAAQVTTAATTGLWLMAGPIAALIIKKPGSAFLTNVVASIVELAIGSAWGVLDIIWGVVQGAGIEAGFAATRYKKPMLGLWLSTVTASLISFIYHYFEKSYYKFSFDYVLILFVIWFLSIFIFSGVIDFIIFQLLKKAKIVK, from the coding sequence ATGCAGAAGAATAGTTGGAAAATTAGAGAAGTCATTTTAGCTGGTTTGATTGGTGTTATTTTCGGTGTTTTGTATTTTGCTTTTGGAATTCCCTGGACAGCCTTTATGAGCATGACAGCACCAATTGCCAGCTTTTTGACAGGACATTCTTTAGCAAGTTCATTATCAACATCCTTAGTCGCTGCGCAAGTCACGACCGCTGCAACAACCGGTTTGTGGCTTATGGCAGGACCAATTGCAGCCCTTATTATCAAAAAACCCGGATCTGCTTTTCTAACTAACGTTGTGGCTTCAATTGTTGAATTAGCGATCGGTTCAGCTTGGGGTGTCCTAGACATTATTTGGGGAGTCGTTCAAGGTGCCGGAATCGAAGCTGGTTTTGCAGCAACGAGATATAAAAAACCAATGCTTGGTCTTTGGCTATCAACTGTCACAGCTAGTTTGATCAGTTTCATCTATCACTATTTTGAAAAATCTTATTATAAATTTAGTTTTGACTATGTCTTGATTTTGTTTGTGATCTGGTTTCTATCGATTTTTATTTTTTCTGGTGTGATTGATTTTATTATTTTTCAACTATTAAAAAAAGCAAAAATAGTCAAGTGA
- a CDS encoding RluA family pseudouridine synthase — MSSYQYSFIVSGIFVSKSVKELLRYWLVPRFIRGVLRQNKRLFVNGQNVSTATVLQDGDELTFRLNIQDFHKQQHYSANKQYQVRILFETEDYVIVNKPAAMKMHPHSPDENDTLLNYAEAVLKDHASRGQAAHAFMVHRIDKDTSGVVLIAKNPLAVAILDQLLAKKRIKRTYLAWVSGNLQDNAGIIDRAIAVDPNDPYKRVVSDGGGLPAITHWQKIHTVYQNTLLRINLETGRTHQIRVHLAAIGHPLVGDRLYHGRDYPRLLLHSATIKLPSLFSDYTVCRSITAAIPKDFPRQLKL; from the coding sequence GTGTCATCTTATCAATATAGTTTTATAGTCAGTGGGATTTTTGTTAGCAAAAGTGTCAAAGAATTATTGCGTTATTGGCTGGTTCCGCGTTTTATTCGTGGCGTGTTACGGCAGAATAAACGCTTATTTGTCAATGGACAGAATGTTTCGACGGCAACAGTCCTGCAAGATGGCGATGAACTCACTTTTCGACTAAATATTCAGGATTTCCACAAGCAGCAACACTATTCTGCTAATAAGCAGTATCAGGTCAGGATTCTATTTGAGACTGAGGATTATGTGATCGTTAATAAGCCGGCTGCTATGAAAATGCACCCGCATTCGCCTGATGAAAACGACACATTATTGAATTACGCTGAAGCTGTGCTAAAAGATCACGCTTCACGTGGACAGGCGGCCCATGCTTTTATGGTGCATCGCATTGATAAGGATACATCGGGCGTTGTCCTCATTGCTAAAAATCCATTAGCTGTCGCAATTTTAGATCAACTATTAGCTAAAAAGAGGATTAAACGGACCTATTTGGCCTGGGTATCCGGCAATTTGCAAGACAACGCCGGTATCATCGATCGAGCAATTGCGGTGGATCCAAATGATCCCTATAAGAGAGTAGTTAGTGATGGTGGCGGATTGCCAGCCATCACACATTGGCAAAAAATCCATACTGTTTATCAAAATACTTTATTACGGATCAATCTAGAAACTGGCCGGACACATCAAATTCGAGTCCATTTAGCGGCCATCGGGCATCCGTTAGTCGGTGATCGCCTATATCATGGCCGCGATTATCCACGCCTGCTTTTACATTCAGCAACGATTAAATTACCATCACTTTTTTCCGACTATACGGTGTGCCGATCTATCACGGCAGCGATCCCTAAGGACTTTCCCCGCCAATTGAAATTGTAA
- a CDS encoding PadR family transcriptional regulator: MTQEISKDMIRGVTEAIILNVLESGDSYGYQISKQIRAITNGEYQLNEATLYTVFRRLSAQGLVKNYYGNDDENQGGRRKYYSLTPTGEAELAKSKAEWRFSKKIIDKLLTENK; encoded by the coding sequence ATGACACAAGAAATATCTAAAGATATGATTCGTGGCGTCACTGAAGCGATTATTTTGAATGTTTTAGAATCTGGCGATTCATACGGATATCAGATCTCAAAACAGATTAGAGCTATCACTAATGGTGAATATCAACTTAATGAAGCAACTTTGTATACAGTTTTCCGGCGTCTGTCAGCTCAGGGCTTAGTCAAAAATTATTATGGCAATGACGATGAAAACCAGGGCGGCCGCAGAAAATACTACAGTTTGACTCCGACTGGTGAAGCTGAGCTCGCCAAGTCAAAGGCAGAGTGGCGGTTTTCAAAAAAAATTATTGATAAGTTGCTAACGGAGAACAAATAA
- a CDS encoding DUF4097 family beta strand repeat-containing protein, whose product MDTLIKNKLTQLFKDYVPSSDLDDLHDEMYDDLFESANDIKHTEQLSDQESVAKAFQQMGDLADVIAKTGTKKSSHSFAFEFVFDSKKQQKIIYEDDFSLEKIDQIDLSFKSDAVRIVSTSSEKLKVTQYAKTNLLNEPLVQVSRKNSRLMLLLPENHHITIGLFASDLQQPKLLIELPQRFTGQLNTRFSSGSLHLSDLQNKLLSEAHFTSGLLQIDKCFFSNFNSIFSSGSVKIKQSSFENSNTNFSSGSIRLKDVEGRYAIQGSSGSIHLDNVNGAGSTAIRSGSVHASFQKVTDDLNFSAASGSLKIHLPHEDQFSFKLASRSGSVKIRDNFNAEINFDIDSNSGKLGSVGDPTQYRVSAQTASGSAVID is encoded by the coding sequence ATGGACACATTAATCAAAAACAAATTAACCCAGTTATTTAAAGATTACGTACCTTCTTCGGATTTAGACGATCTGCACGATGAAATGTATGATGATTTGTTTGAAAGCGCCAACGATATCAAACATACAGAACAATTATCTGATCAGGAATCAGTGGCCAAAGCTTTTCAGCAAATGGGCGATCTAGCTGACGTAATTGCAAAGACCGGGACAAAGAAAAGCAGTCATTCATTTGCTTTTGAATTCGTTTTCGACAGTAAAAAACAACAGAAGATTATTTATGAGGATGATTTTTCTCTAGAAAAAATTGACCAAATTGATCTGAGTTTTAAGTCGGATGCGGTCAGGATCGTGTCAACCTCGTCAGAGAAATTAAAGGTGACGCAATACGCTAAAACGAATCTATTAAATGAGCCTCTAGTACAAGTAAGTCGCAAAAACAGTCGACTTATGCTGCTGCTGCCTGAAAATCATCATATTACGATCGGTCTTTTCGCTAGCGACCTGCAGCAACCGAAATTGTTAATTGAACTGCCCCAAAGGTTCACAGGTCAATTGAATACACGTTTTTCGTCAGGTAGTTTGCACTTAAGCGATCTACAAAACAAACTATTAAGCGAAGCCCATTTTACTTCTGGTCTTTTACAGATCGACAAGTGTTTCTTTAGTAATTTTAACAGCATTTTTTCGTCCGGTTCCGTTAAAATAAAACAATCTTCTTTCGAAAACTCAAACACTAATTTTTCTTCTGGGAGTATTCGTTTGAAGGATGTTGAGGGACGATACGCGATTCAAGGCAGTTCAGGTTCCATTCATCTTGATAATGTGAATGGAGCTGGTTCGACTGCTATCAGATCCGGATCTGTTCATGCATCTTTTCAAAAAGTAACTGATGACCTCAACTTCTCTGCAGCATCGGGTAGTTTGAAAATACATTTGCCCCATGAAGATCAATTTAGTTTCAAACTAGCGTCTCGATCAGGCAGTGTTAAAATTCGTGATAATTTCAATGCTGAAATTAATTTTGATATCGATTCGAATTCAGGAAAACTGGGCTCAGTTGGTGATCCGACCCAATATCGTGTTAGCGCGCAAACTGCTTCTGGCAGTGCTGTGATTGATTAG
- a CDS encoding DUF6681 family protein, translated as MGIGLLTLINQWLGFFSVRNKARGRIYSLVGLAANFYLLYIGIRLVINQQVWGWLILLAFIVLLYFSILNIIYYFTDKTVKWDISPIIDRALGGSGSEEEAALKTVPANGLYTRDQVLDTVIVSDYEQQQNLNFLFQQMQEAKLVSNGYGQMSHASIKKYLAENGTISANHPGSLIPYFDMKYAPNGLIIYGGINEIAARPIGLITKVGLSDAITALQGYHLSLASAVIHGGTGQVLDPETGKTVTVHIPIFVTAEVAYQRRSSI; from the coding sequence ATGGGAATCGGCTTATTAACCTTAATTAACCAATGGCTAGGTTTTTTTAGCGTCCGGAATAAAGCTAGAGGCCGTATCTATTCTCTTGTGGGTCTCGCGGCCAATTTTTATCTGCTGTATATCGGTATCCGTTTGGTTATCAATCAGCAAGTCTGGGGCTGGCTGATTTTGTTGGCCTTTATTGTGCTGCTGTATTTTTCAATTTTGAATATTATCTACTACTTCACCGATAAGACTGTTAAGTGGGATATTTCGCCCATTATCGATCGCGCTTTGGGCGGCAGCGGCAGCGAAGAAGAGGCTGCACTAAAAACGGTTCCGGCTAATGGCTTGTATACGCGTGATCAAGTATTAGATACGGTCATCGTTTCTGATTATGAGCAGCAGCAGAATTTAAACTTTTTATTTCAGCAGATGCAGGAAGCGAAATTGGTTTCCAATGGTTATGGCCAGATGTCGCATGCTAGTATCAAAAAATATTTGGCTGAAAATGGCACTATATCAGCTAACCACCCTGGCAGCTTGATTCCTTATTTTGATATGAAATACGCACCAAACGGTTTGATTATTTATGGTGGTATTAATGAAATTGCCGCTCGTCCAATCGGCTTGATCACAAAAGTTGGCTTAAGCGATGCGATCACCGCCCTGCAAGGCTATCATTTATCCCTTGCGTCAGCTGTCATTCATGGCGGTACTGGCCAGGTACTGGATCCTGAAACTGGAAAAACTGTTACTGTTCATATTCCGATCTTTGTCACTGCTGAAGTTGCCTATCAGCGGCGAAGCAGTATTTGA
- a CDS encoding TetR/AcrR family transcriptional regulator, protein MPELSKAVGKKDAIFAAALQLFSRRSFDGTTIPEIAKVADVGAGTIYRYFSSKEDLVNELFIKTLDDFISHLQAGVPDQADTWVQFHHLFENAWRYVMNNVETFLFINLHDEGTYLNQQSRESYSRMWGYIAGIIEKGAKKGDLIDLDPKFVASLVYGPLIPISKRFDGQDHKASKQLARALEDATWRAISTK, encoded by the coding sequence ATGCCTGAATTATCAAAAGCAGTGGGCAAAAAAGACGCTATTTTCGCAGCGGCACTGCAGTTGTTTTCTCGGCGAAGTTTTGACGGTACAACAATTCCGGAAATTGCTAAAGTTGCCGATGTTGGTGCAGGAACGATCTACCGTTATTTTTCTTCTAAAGAAGATTTAGTTAATGAATTATTCATTAAAACGCTGGATGATTTTATCAGCCATTTACAAGCGGGAGTTCCTGATCAAGCTGATACTTGGGTTCAGTTTCACCACTTGTTTGAAAATGCTTGGCGATATGTTATGAATAACGTCGAGACTTTTCTATTCATCAATCTGCATGATGAAGGTACATATTTGAATCAGCAAAGTCGTGAAAGCTATTCGCGTATGTGGGGTTATATTGCTGGCATCATTGAAAAAGGTGCAAAAAAAGGTGATCTGATCGACTTAGATCCCAAGTTCGTGGCTAGTTTAGTTTATGGTCCCTTGATCCCGATCTCGAAGCGCTTTGACGGTCAGGATCATAAGGCTTCTAAACAGTTGGCGCGTGCTCTAGAGGACGCAACTTGGCGGGCTATTAGCACGAAGTAA
- a CDS encoding MMPL family transporter — MEKILKKSRIFIVAFWLIAAVIAAFALPNVDHLVQTKGQITVPKNSYIQKGTRLQKKLTPGQSSSDDIIAVFNTGSKSKLSSRQISKIRQAVKKVSKDKSTYHISSVTSLLDGKSIQKQLTSKDKTTMLVQISVKSDQSQIGNRSSKIKKAMHIKGLTLKMTGTDLVNYDFLSASQNGVKQTEIIAIIFILIVLIFVFKTPVVPLISLITVGISFIVSFSLVTNLVQHFNYPFSNFTQVFMVVVLFGIGTDYNILMYTRFKSEIAGDDDNNRSAVNTIAASGRTVLFSGSSVLIGFATLALARFSLYQATSAVAIGVLVLLLVLTTLNPALMSLFGKRLFWPSKRFSGESQSRYWHFLTSGAVKHGFINVLVIVLIAAPFAAIFSNKLNFNDLWEVSNKYESKQGVNLIQKHFPAGFSSPVTVVISSDKRLDSNTSLYDLDSIQSKLTKNKNVSEVMGVTRPLGDKINQLYVDNQLGTLNSGITKAGNGVSTINSGLKDAQNQLDKQQTNTASVQKLIDGTSQLQSGSSELQTALNTLQTKLSTGAAGAAELDSSLGTLSSSTATLKSAVDQILTGNEKIMSAVQSSAISASEIQQLEELVASLQQSYPNDPRLTALSKALSQLSSLPSSQAELISNLQKSNTALTQVDKGLGTMQTGIAQMQTGANQLSSGMQTGASGAGQIASKTQDLTKGLAQVQSGQQEMKTALNQLISKSKELKTGLGKASDGLNQVSDGLDQGQSYVSQLIGNASDWLNIPNSVLRSKTFKQSLDQYMSPDRKTTKITVILKMDPFSHSAMSATNNLRKVVSHSLQGTSLAGSKIGITGTSMKNYDLQQISTSDFLRTAIIMLIGITIVLSFITHSTLHAFMIIASLAGTYFASLGIGEKISQIFLGRDMLSWNVPFFSFIMLVALGVDYSIFVMRRFDEERGTTKERLVAASTHLGSVVISAAVILGGTFASMIPSGILTLVQVPIVVIVGLVILAFVAIPMFVPAGISDIEWLLMKHVDATKRAAHKKD, encoded by the coding sequence ATGGAAAAAATATTAAAGAAATCAAGAATTTTTATTGTTGCTTTTTGGCTGATAGCGGCTGTGATAGCTGCTTTTGCCTTACCGAATGTTGATCATTTAGTTCAGACAAAAGGACAAATTACAGTTCCAAAAAATAGTTATATTCAAAAAGGCACTCGTTTACAAAAAAAATTAACACCTGGGCAGTCTAGCAGCGATGATATTATTGCCGTTTTCAATACCGGCAGCAAATCAAAATTAAGCAGCCGACAAATCAGCAAAATCAGGCAAGCGGTCAAGAAAGTATCAAAAGATAAGTCGACCTACCACATTAGCAGCGTCACGTCCTTATTGGATGGCAAGTCAATACAAAAACAGCTGACTTCCAAAGATAAGACGACGATGCTGGTCCAAATTTCGGTTAAAAGTGATCAAAGCCAAATCGGGAATCGATCCAGCAAAATAAAAAAGGCCATGCATATTAAGGGCCTGACTTTAAAAATGACCGGGACCGATCTAGTTAATTACGATTTTCTCTCCGCATCCCAAAATGGTGTTAAACAAACGGAAATTATTGCCATCATTTTCATTTTAATTGTGTTGATTTTCGTCTTTAAAACACCAGTCGTGCCTTTGATCAGTTTAATAACTGTGGGTATTAGTTTTATCGTGTCCTTCTCCTTAGTGACAAATTTGGTCCAACATTTTAATTATCCTTTTTCTAATTTCACGCAGGTATTTATGGTGGTTGTTCTGTTTGGGATTGGTACCGATTACAACATTCTCATGTATACACGTTTTAAATCGGAAATAGCCGGTGATGATGACAATAATCGGAGTGCAGTGAATACGATCGCAGCCTCTGGTCGGACTGTTCTCTTCTCAGGTTCTTCTGTTCTGATCGGTTTTGCCACGCTGGCCTTGGCTCGTTTCAGTCTTTATCAGGCCACTAGTGCTGTTGCAATTGGTGTACTCGTTCTCTTGTTAGTCTTAACTACTTTGAATCCGGCGCTCATGAGTTTGTTTGGCAAACGGCTTTTTTGGCCTTCGAAGCGCTTCTCCGGCGAAAGCCAGTCCAGATATTGGCATTTTTTGACCTCAGGAGCTGTTAAACATGGTTTTATCAATGTGCTCGTTATTGTATTGATCGCTGCGCCATTTGCTGCAATTTTCTCTAATAAGCTGAATTTCAATGATTTATGGGAAGTGTCAAATAAATACGAATCCAAGCAGGGTGTGAATTTAATTCAAAAACATTTTCCAGCCGGATTTTCTTCACCGGTAACTGTCGTTATTTCTAGCGACAAGCGTTTGGATAGCAATACGAGTCTTTATGATCTGGATTCGATTCAATCAAAATTAACTAAAAACAAAAATGTTAGCGAAGTAATGGGCGTCACGCGGCCCTTGGGTGATAAAATCAATCAGCTGTATGTCGACAATCAGCTCGGAACTTTGAATTCAGGTATTACGAAAGCCGGAAATGGTGTTTCGACTATCAACAGCGGTTTAAAAGATGCTCAAAACCAGTTGGACAAACAACAGACTAATACGGCGAGCGTACAAAAACTGATTGACGGTACTAGTCAGCTCCAAAGCGGTTCTTCCGAATTGCAAACTGCATTGAATACTTTGCAGACCAAATTATCAACAGGTGCGGCTGGTGCAGCTGAATTAGATAGTTCCCTAGGGACTTTATCTAGCAGCACAGCGACTTTAAAATCAGCTGTTGACCAAATTCTAACTGGTAATGAGAAAATTATGTCAGCTGTTCAAAGTTCAGCCATTTCCGCTAGCGAAATACAGCAATTAGAGGAGCTGGTCGCTTCACTACAACAGTCTTATCCTAATGATCCACGGCTGACAGCATTATCGAAGGCACTGTCGCAACTGAGCAGTTTGCCTAGCAGTCAGGCAGAACTGATAAGCAATTTGCAAAAATCCAATACGGCTCTTACACAAGTAGACAAAGGTCTTGGCACGATGCAGACTGGTATTGCTCAGATGCAGACCGGCGCGAACCAACTCTCATCTGGCATGCAGACGGGTGCTAGCGGCGCTGGGCAGATCGCCTCTAAAACACAGGATCTGACCAAGGGCTTAGCCCAGGTACAGTCCGGTCAGCAGGAAATGAAGACGGCCTTAAACCAATTGATCAGTAAAAGCAAAGAACTCAAAACTGGTTTGGGAAAAGCATCAGATGGTTTGAATCAAGTGAGTGATGGTCTAGATCAAGGGCAAAGTTATGTAAGTCAATTGATAGGTAATGCTTCTGACTGGTTGAATATTCCTAATTCAGTCTTGCGTTCCAAGACCTTTAAACAGTCTTTGGATCAGTATATGAGCCCTGATCGCAAAACAACCAAAATCACTGTGATTTTAAAAATGGATCCTTTTTCTCATTCGGCAATGTCTGCAACGAATAATTTACGCAAGGTCGTTTCCCATTCACTGCAAGGCACTAGTCTGGCTGGATCGAAAATCGGCATTACCGGTACCAGTATGAAAAATTATGATCTGCAGCAAATATCGACCTCTGATTTTTTGAGAACAGCTATCATTATGTTAATTGGTATCACGATCGTCCTATCCTTCATTACGCATTCAACGCTGCACGCTTTTATGATTATCGCTTCTCTAGCAGGCACCTATTTTGCCTCGCTGGGAATTGGTGAAAAAATTAGTCAAATATTCCTGGGCCGCGATATGCTTTCTTGGAATGTACCCTTTTTCAGTTTCATCATGCTGGTTGCGCTTGGTGTGGATTACTCGATCTTTGTTATGAGACGTTTTGACGAAGAGAGAGGAACGACCAAAGAACGGCTGGTTGCGGCTTCAACACATCTGGGTTCTGTCGTCATTTCGGCAGCTGTGATTCTGGGCGGTACTTTTGCCTCAATGATTCCATCAGGCATTTTAACTTTGGTACAAGTTCCGATCGTTGTTATTGTCGGCTTAGTTATTTTGGCCTTCGTTGCGATTCCAATGTTCGTGCCAGCTGGAATTTCGGATATTGAGTGGCTGTTGATGAAACATGTTGATGCAACTAAACGAGCTGCCCATAAAAAAGATTAA
- the pth gene encoding aminoacyl-tRNA hydrolase produces the protein MKVIVGLGNLGAKYAKNRHNAGFMAIDKLALRLNVKFSLKQNLHAFLAVANVEGQKVYLVKPITMMNDSGIAVKAVLDYFGGKINDLIVFVDDIDRDYGQLRIKKAGASGGHNGLKSIEANIGSREFLRIRIGTGRPAHTAQSVIKHVLGDFTQLQMELVKPKIDDAVLAALDLIQGAALNTVTNRYNN, from the coding sequence ATGAAAGTAATAGTTGGGCTGGGCAATCTAGGTGCAAAATACGCAAAAAATCGTCACAATGCTGGTTTTATGGCGATCGACAAGTTAGCACTGCGTTTGAATGTTAAATTTTCTTTGAAACAAAATCTGCATGCTTTTTTAGCTGTTGCTAACGTTGAAGGACAAAAAGTCTATCTTGTAAAGCCGATCACAATGATGAATGATTCTGGTATTGCTGTGAAAGCTGTTTTGGATTATTTTGGCGGCAAGATCAATGATTTAATTGTTTTTGTCGATGATATTGATCGTGATTATGGTCAATTGCGAATCAAAAAAGCTGGTGCTTCCGGCGGCCATAATGGTTTGAAATCAATTGAGGCTAATATTGGCAGCCGAGAGTTTTTGCGTATTCGAATCGGTACTGGTCGTCCGGCACATACTGCTCAGTCAGTGATCAAACACGTTTTAGGAGATTTTACGCAACTGCAAATGGAACTCGTCAAGCCAAAAATTGATGATGCTGTTTTAGCGGCGCTGGATTTGATTCAAGGAGCTGCGCTGAATACCGTGACGAATCGTTACAATAATTAA